One part of the Helicobacter cetorum MIT 99-5656 genome encodes these proteins:
- a CDS encoding FtsX-like permease family protein — MGKNTNIVVVKAVLRKVYLPSNSHLLIFFLIKRYLRFDKSQPFISITALLAFFGVAIGVMVLIVAMAIMNGMSKEFEKKLFVMNYPLTLYATSPYGISEEVVQKLEKEFPNMLFSPYLQTQALLKNKSALNGGMVFGVDFLKEKRLNEVLNDALNEININDLLENPFSLVVGKSLKIHLNINNQSKVDMFFTELEPTGLTLSPIMKRFVIKGGFDSGLKSYDMSYMYTSLQAVSAIRRLPLGLYDGVHAYSKTPMKDIALLRNALKKINHHGIGIEGWWQQNGNFFSAMELEKRALFIVLMLIILMASLNIISSLLMVVMNRRKEIALLFSMGSSKQEIQKTFFYLGNTIGISGVLLGVILAFVVMELLSVFPIISLPADVYGINQLPLDLSLIDFTLTLIGSIIIVAFSSYYPAKKASSIDPLSVLRNE; from the coding sequence GTGGGGAAAAATACAAACATTGTTGTGGTAAAAGCGGTCCTAAGAAAGGTTTATTTGCCAAGTAATTCGCATCTGCTCATCTTTTTTCTTATCAAACGATATTTGCGTTTTGATAAAAGCCAGCCCTTTATTAGCATTACCGCCCTACTAGCCTTCTTTGGAGTGGCTATCGGAGTTATGGTCTTAATTGTAGCTATGGCGATTATGAATGGCATGAGTAAGGAATTTGAAAAAAAGCTCTTTGTGATGAATTACCCCTTAACGCTTTATGCGACAAGTCCTTATGGAATCAGTGAAGAAGTGGTTCAAAAATTAGAAAAAGAGTTTCCTAACATGCTTTTTAGCCCCTATTTACAAACCCAAGCACTCCTTAAAAATAAAAGTGCTTTGAATGGCGGAATGGTTTTTGGAGTGGACTTTCTCAAAGAAAAACGCCTTAATGAAGTTCTCAATGACGCTCTAAACGAAATCAATATTAATGATTTGTTGGAAAACCCTTTTAGTTTGGTTGTAGGAAAGAGTTTGAAAATACATTTGAATATCAATAATCAATCTAAGGTTGATATGTTTTTCACTGAATTAGAACCCACAGGCTTGACGCTCTCGCCGATTATGAAACGCTTTGTCATAAAGGGCGGCTTTGATTCTGGGCTAAAATCTTATGATATGAGCTACATGTATACTAGTCTTCAAGCAGTAAGTGCGATTAGAAGGCTACCTTTAGGGCTTTATGATGGGGTGCATGCATATTCTAAAACGCCCATGAAAGATATAGCATTATTGCGTAACGCTTTAAAAAAAATCAATCATCATGGCATAGGTATTGAAGGCTGGTGGCAACAAAACGGAAATTTTTTCTCAGCTATGGAGTTAGAAAAAAGAGCGTTATTTATTGTGCTTATGCTAATTATTCTAATGGCATCTTTAAATATTATCAGTTCGCTTTTAATGGTGGTGATGAATAGGCGAAAAGAAATCGCCCTACTTTTTAGCATGGGAAGTAGCAAGCAAGAAATTCAAAAAACCTTTTTTTATTTAGGTAATACTATAGGAATTAGTGGGGTTCTTCTAGGTGTCATTTTAGCTTTTGTAGTTATGGAGCTGCTAAGCGTATTTCCTATTATCTCTTTACCAGCTGATGTTTATGGTATCAATCAATTACCTTTAGATTTATCTCTAATAGATTTTACGCTTACCTTAATAGGTTCTATAATAATCGTGGCCTTTTCTTCCTATTATCCAGCTAAAAAAGCTTCTAGCATTGACCCTTTGAGCGTGCTAAGGAATGAGTGA
- a CDS encoding outer membrane family protein, which produces MNYKVASVKNIATLLFLISSQGQAFDLGKIAKVKAGAESFSKIGFNNKPINTNKGLYPTETFMTVMAYMQLDFSELLSKNATANGHHLDGSLGGWGGAVIYDNTKDFINEVTGKTYGPMAWNYVGYWGGLVGQKPWANCGLAAGNLTQSKYDNMTQAQMTQMADKEALEASTCAKTMANHTRNYVIYNAYLRYNYKNIFEIRGGRYESPADYMSGYTQGLDMTLNLGHFKFWWFSSFGRGFAYNEWLYNFYSPKTYTLKNGKTINPGVHAFYAIWNYKGWSIQPFFYFSPFNEYSPNFTITYDSNPHFNGLGFRSQTDITVLNPIYPKRFWDTYQFGMLAGKNGHNLMIKQKFEWNEYNFGLGIYKAFGNANWMIGYHGNRLGFDFWTNSVYANTINSLSYMMDANAFTVFAFGGGVHRKLVWGLLGRLTYGPRANEQSLSLNLGYKFSKNFSADIKFEYYNVFMHQGYRMGWNGPKLDSQPATDQDRSHIFTELVWKL; this is translated from the coding sequence ATGAACTATAAAGTTGCATCTGTCAAAAATATCGCAACGCTTCTTTTTTTAATCTCTTCTCAAGGCCAGGCTTTTGATTTGGGTAAAATTGCCAAAGTCAAAGCGGGTGCTGAAAGCTTCTCTAAAATCGGTTTCAATAACAAGCCTATCAACACAAATAAAGGGCTTTATCCTACAGAAACCTTTATGACCGTTATGGCTTACATGCAGCTAGATTTTAGCGAACTACTATCAAAAAACGCCACGGCCAATGGGCATCATTTAGATGGGAGTCTTGGGGGTTGGGGGGGTGCTGTTATTTATGATAATACTAAGGACTTTATTAACGAAGTTACTGGTAAAACCTATGGGCCTATGGCCTGGAATTATGTGGGGTATTGGGGTGGACTTGTAGGGCAAAAGCCATGGGCAAATTGTGGGTTAGCCGCAGGGAATTTGACACAGAGCAAATATGACAATATGACACAAGCTCAAATGACACAAATGGCTGATAAAGAAGCCCTTGAAGCTTCTACTTGTGCAAAAACTATGGCTAATCATACTAGAAATTATGTGATTTATAACGCCTACTTACGCTACAACTACAAAAATATTTTTGAAATTAGGGGCGGAAGATACGAATCTCCAGCGGATTATATGAGTGGCTATACACAAGGCTTGGATATGACCTTAAACTTAGGGCATTTCAAATTTTGGTGGTTCAGCTCTTTTGGCCGTGGCTTTGCTTATAATGAATGGCTTTATAATTTCTATTCACCCAAAACCTACACCCTTAAAAACGGAAAAACCATAAATCCTGGGGTGCATGCTTTTTATGCCATTTGGAATTATAAGGGTTGGAGCATTCAGCCTTTTTTCTATTTTTCACCCTTTAATGAATACAGCCCTAATTTCACTATCACTTATGATAGCAACCCCCACTTTAATGGCTTAGGGTTTCGCTCACAAACTGATATTACCGTGCTTAACCCCATCTATCCTAAAAGGTTTTGGGATACCTATCAATTTGGTATGCTAGCAGGTAAAAATGGGCATAACTTGATGATTAAACAAAAATTTGAATGGAATGAATACAATTTTGGTCTTGGCATTTACAAAGCCTTTGGGAATGCTAACTGGATGATAGGCTATCATGGAAACCGCTTAGGCTTTGACTTTTGGACTAATAGTGTCTATGCAAACACAATTAACTCTTTATCTTACATGATGGATGCGAATGCCTTCACAGTATTTGCCTTTGGCGGTGGGGTGCATAGAAAACTTGTATGGGGTTTGTTAGGGCGTTTGACTTACGGGCCAAGGGCTAATGAACAAAGCTTGTCGCTCAATTTGGGCTATAAGTTTTCTAAAAACTTCTCAGCAGACATTAAATTTGAATACTACAATGTCTTTATGCATCAAGGGTATAGAATGGGCTGGAATGGTCCTAAGCTAGATAGTCAACCTGCAACTGACCAAGACAGAAGCCATATCTTTACTGAATTAGTGTGGAAACTCTAA
- a CDS encoding outer membrane protein HomA, translating to MKKISKNACLVVASFLSECEAHPKSGFFVEGGFETGMLESKEIKRELQKGAVATPLIFLNQLLQTPKKAYFSNAELKKDTQALWTAQNVHDNANGFSTTNMIKVSFDKATNSLNIKNFLPYDLYNVVIVMDNKTIAGLATIDAFSRISLNASLIDALENNPNATLKIEPSSFSDENTKRVFESLSKISVDINGFFGKMHNTSMGGLVNVEQAKDFTNIFLDYAYVLSSKAWADAVKNFPKPFTNKGQTISPETLITQYRKSVDLYLSVFSNRGAEAGAVGNCPIQGLKENCALFALMDKVFDPKINPFLKGLDENINKARSDFGTLVHEFGHVKGYDHEGNLTCPNGSVMDFCKSDKPKWHHGKKYYPGMIGVTQNTWQELGRADKLPINYKTIGQSFNPGASVNESFANSFVNTIKQVISHAPNSNTNNPASATNSSSPINVSSLTNAHIGNRSTTTSKNYHSSMVGFNFKLGYQQYFNNHFGLAYYGIVKYNYTKLSNIAQQVNQVGLGVGAEILLDFTKNFGVFSGARALYNQYHLLKQIKNAGNIEFVGGFNFWHNKSKYSIGVSLPLIQRNIKTAFETINTYGHVLLKEGISHFNVFFNYGWVF from the coding sequence TTGAAAAAAATTAGCAAGAATGCATGTTTGGTTGTAGCGAGTTTTTTAAGCGAATGTGAAGCCCACCCAAAAAGCGGGTTTTTTGTAGAAGGGGGGTTTGAAACCGGAATGCTAGAAAGTAAAGAGATAAAAAGAGAACTTCAAAAAGGAGCAGTTGCTACACCATTGATATTTTTAAATCAGTTATTACAAACCCCAAAGAAAGCCTATTTTTCTAACGCTGAGCTTAAAAAAGATACTCAAGCCTTATGGACTGCACAAAATGTGCATGATAATGCTAATGGATTTAGCACCACTAATATGATTAAGGTTAGTTTTGACAAGGCTACTAATTCGTTGAATATTAAAAATTTTTTGCCCTATGATTTGTATAATGTTGTAATTGTGATGGACAATAAAACTATTGCTGGTTTAGCAACCATTGACGCTTTTAGTAGGATTAGTTTAAATGCATCATTGATAGATGCTCTAGAAAATAACCCTAACGCTACTTTGAAAATAGAGCCGTCTAGTTTTTCGGATGAAAATACAAAAAGAGTTTTTGAAAGCTTGAGTAAGATTAGCGTAGATATTAATGGGTTTTTTGGCAAAATGCATAATACAAGCATGGGGGGATTAGTGAATGTAGAACAGGCTAAAGATTTTACAAATATATTTTTAGATTATGCCTATGTCTTAAGCTCTAAGGCATGGGCTGATGCAGTTAAAAATTTTCCCAAACCATTTACCAATAAAGGACAAACAATTAGCCCAGAAACTTTGATAACTCAGTATAGAAAAAGTGTGGATTTATATTTAAGTGTTTTTTCCAATAGAGGTGCAGAAGCAGGAGCTGTAGGAAATTGTCCTATACAAGGATTAAAAGAGAATTGTGCTTTATTTGCTTTAATGGATAAAGTTTTTGACCCTAAAATTAATCCTTTTTTAAAAGGGCTTGATGAAAATATAAACAAAGCTCGTAGTGATTTTGGCACTTTGGTGCATGAATTTGGGCATGTGAAAGGCTATGACCATGAGGGAAATTTAACATGTCCTAATGGTTCTGTTATGGATTTTTGTAAATCTGATAAACCTAAATGGCATCATGGTAAAAAATATTATCCAGGTATGATAGGAGTTACGCAAAATACATGGCAAGAATTAGGTAGAGCAGACAAACTTCCTATCAATTACAAGACAATAGGTCAGAGCTTTAATCCAGGTGCGAGTGTGAATGAGTCCTTTGCAAATAGCTTTGTCAATACAATAAAACAAGTTATTTCTCATGCTCCTAACTCTAACACCAATAATCCTGCTAGTGCCACTAATTCTTCTAGCCCTATTAATGTCTCTAGTCTTACTAACGCTCATATAGGTAATCGTTCTACTACCACGAGCAAGAATTACCACTCTTCTATGGTGGGTTTTAATTTCAAACTAGGTTACCAACAATATTTTAATAACCACTTTGGATTAGCTTATTATGGGATAGTAAAATACAATTATACTAAGCTCAGTAACATCGCCCAACAAGTCAATCAAGTGGGTTTGGGTGTAGGTGCTGAAATTTTATTAGATTTCACTAAAAATTTTGGTGTGTTTAGTGGGGCTAGGGCTTTATATAATCAATACCATCTTTTAAAACAGATTAAAAATGCTGGCAATATTGAGTTTGTAGGAGGTTTTAATTTTTGGCATAACAAGTCTAAATATTCTATAGGGGTTTCTTTACCCTTAATTCAAAGGAACATAAAAACAGCCTTTGAGACTATAAATACATACGGACATGTTCTGCTGAAAGAAGGAATCAGTCATTTTAATGTGTTTTTTAACTATGGGTGGGTGTTTTAG
- a CDS encoding outer membrane beta-barrel protein, translating to MKTGGLKDLYTLCLKVIVFSCVLIVASLNAHQKDGLFVEGGLITGMLEHSEFQRHEIPTPKHSQEKPLEKHPKNLCDEVLCMSNAYYLSHASELLDPSKNAAGITFSTKNIIETSIKNNTLQVENFLPYNLSNVNLVMHINGKNIVITHLQELPQFSQAKFSLEMFPILKPYEHDRNVSFSVEFTQDSSLETKRVLEAINLVKVNIIGTFSNEPTGDKYPVTEHGKTKWVSDYVPVTGKLARDYIDVLLNVAYLFSSKEWKKALEDAPFAFVNATSPFDPRNCAKDRADFDTCKTNADPNIYGQAPAWCKTDNQKDCHVWTPKQVWENFTNQCGFNTENTAHSFDDCLNIQGNLKDTNNTDFGSVKLNLGVINTNANVYGRGWYGSLGLDEDFLKQSAKIWHTWSWKDEWPLYDIFHEYGHTRGYSHNGDMTYPTGGSMYKICEGSNHTNCHEVHAGYAGLSEEVLMQLAKENKLPINYATLSSQQTPKYGFNVPVYGSNFGVSLPKIMVLNPTQNTNSVVGADVKMGYQQYFNDFFGLAYYGIFKYNYTNARNNIGTINQYSYGVGTDLLVDFLNTYTGGLTGNFVSSLGSFVGLRAFYNNYQLMHEIKNRGNVNMVFGFNYRYKHSKYSIGASLPLIQQAMELSLARLDTLSVVSFDMGVSHFDLFFNYGWVF from the coding sequence ATGAAAACAGGAGGTTTAAAAGATTTGTATACCTTGTGCTTAAAAGTGATTGTCTTTTCATGCGTTTTAATTGTAGCTTCTTTGAATGCCCATCAAAAAGATGGTTTGTTTGTAGAAGGGGGGCTAATAACGGGTATGCTAGAACATAGTGAATTTCAAAGGCATGAAATTCCTACACCAAAGCATAGCCAAGAAAAACCCCTTGAAAAACACCCAAAAAATCTGTGCGATGAAGTTTTATGTATGAGTAATGCCTACTACCTATCGCATGCAAGCGAGCTACTAGACCCTAGCAAGAATGCTGCTGGCATAACCTTTAGCACAAAAAACATTATTGAAACAAGCATTAAAAATAATACTCTACAAGTTGAAAACTTTTTGCCTTACAATTTATCCAATGTGAATTTGGTTATGCATATAAATGGTAAAAATATAGTTATCACGCATTTACAGGAGCTTCCACAATTCAGTCAAGCAAAATTCAGCCTAGAGATGTTCCCTATTTTAAAGCCATATGAGCATGATAGAAATGTTTCTTTTAGTGTGGAGTTCACTCAAGATTCTTCTTTGGAGACTAAAAGGGTTTTAGAAGCCATTAATTTAGTTAAGGTCAATATTATTGGCACTTTTAGCAATGAGCCTACTGGTGATAAATACCCAGTAACTGAACATGGTAAGACTAAATGGGTAAGTGATTATGTGCCTGTTACAGGAAAACTAGCACGAGATTATATTGATGTGCTTTTAAATGTGGCGTATTTGTTTAGTTCTAAAGAATGGAAAAAAGCTTTAGAAGATGCCCCCTTTGCTTTTGTGAATGCTACTAGCCCCTTTGACCCACGAAATTGTGCTAAGGATAGAGCGGATTTTGATACTTGTAAGACTAATGCTGACCCTAACATCTATGGACAAGCCCCAGCATGGTGTAAAACGGATAATCAAAAAGATTGTCATGTATGGACACCTAAGCAAGTGTGGGAGAATTTTACCAATCAATGTGGTTTTAATACCGAAAATACGGCTCATAGTTTTGATGATTGCTTGAATATTCAAGGGAATTTGAAAGATACTAATAACACTGACTTTGGGAGTGTGAAGTTGAATTTGGGCGTGATTAATACCAATGCTAATGTCTATGGGCGTGGGTGGTATGGGAGTTTGGGCTTAGATGAAGACTTTTTAAAACAAAGCGCTAAAATTTGGCACACATGGAGTTGGAAAGATGAATGGCCTTTATATGATATTTTTCACGAATACGGACACACTAGGGGCTATAGCCATAATGGGGATATGACCTATCCAACAGGTGGGAGCATGTATAAGATTTGTGAAGGGAGTAACCACACTAATTGCCATGAAGTGCATGCGGGTTATGCGGGCTTGAGCGAAGAAGTTTTAATGCAATTAGCTAAAGAAAATAAATTGCCTATTAATTATGCCACCCTTTCTAGCCAGCAAACCCCTAAATATGGTTTTAATGTGCCTGTTTATGGTTCAAATTTTGGGGTGAGCTTGCCTAAAATCATGGTTTTAAATCCTACCCAAAACACCAATAGTGTTGTGGGGGCTGATGTGAAAATGGGCTATCAACAATATTTCAATGACTTTTTTGGATTAGCGTATTATGGGATTTTCAAATACAATTACACCAATGCTAGAAACAATATTGGCACTATCAATCAATATAGTTATGGAGTGGGGACAGATTTATTAGTGGATTTTTTAAACACTTACACAGGGGGGCTAACTGGTAATTTTGTCAGTTCGTTAGGGAGTTTTGTAGGCTTAAGGGCATTCTATAATAATTACCAATTAATGCATGAGATTAAAAATAGGGGCAATGTGAATATGGTATTTGGTTTCAATTATCGTTACAAGCATTCTAAATACAGCATTGGAGCGTCCTTGCCTTTAATCCAGCAAGCGATGGAATTGAGTTTGGCTAGACTTGATACTTTAAGTGTCGTGTCTTTTGATATGGGGGTGAGCCATTTTGATTTGTTTTTTAACTATGGGTGGGTGTTTTAG
- a CDS encoding heavy metal translocating P-type ATPase — MQEYYIHNLDCPDCAAKLEKALNKLDYVKKAQVVFSTNKLFLDTSDFEKVKAFIKQNEPHLSLSFKEAVEKPLSFVPLIATIIIFLSTLLVLHLNSNALIEKAMFVVLALVYLISGKDVILGAFRGFKKAQFFDENALMLIATIAAFCVGAYEESVSIMVFYSAGEFLQKLAISRSKKSLKALVDVAPNLAYLKKGDALVSVVPEDLQVNDVVVVKVGEKVPVDGVVLKGESLLDERALSGESMPVNVKENSKVLGGSLNLKAVLEIKVEKVYKDSSIAKMVDLVQKATNEKSETEKFITKFSRYYTPSVLFIALMIAILPPLFSMGSFDEWIYRGLVALMVSCPCALVISVPLGYFGGVGAASRKGILMKGVHVLEVLTQAKSIAFDKTGTLTKGVFKVVDIVPEKGYSKEEVLRYASCSQLLSTHPIALSIQKACEEQLKDDNHKHNILDYEELSGMGVKAKCHTDLIIAGNEKMLDKFNITHSPCSQNGTVVHVAFNHTCIGYIVISDEIKDDAIECLKDLKAQGIENFCILSGDRKSATESIAQTLGCEYYASLLPEEKTSVFKAFKERYKTPAIFVGDGINDAPTLASADVGIGMGKGSELSKQSADIVITNDSLSSLVKVIAIAKKTKGIIWQNIMFALGIKAVFIVLGLMGFATLWEAVFGDVGVTLLALANSMRAMRA, encoded by the coding sequence ATGCAAGAATACTATATCCATAATTTGGATTGCCCAGATTGTGCGGCTAAGTTAGAAAAGGCACTCAACAAGCTAGACTATGTTAAAAAAGCTCAGGTAGTTTTTAGCACCAATAAGTTATTTCTAGACACGAGCGATTTTGAAAAAGTCAAGGCTTTTATCAAACAAAATGAACCGCATTTGAGCCTATCTTTTAAGGAAGCTGTAGAAAAGCCCTTGAGTTTTGTTCCGCTTATTGCTACGATTATTATCTTTTTAAGCACGCTTTTAGTCTTACATCTTAATTCTAACGCTTTAATTGAAAAGGCTATGTTCGTGGTGTTAGCTTTAGTGTATCTTATCAGCGGTAAAGATGTTATTTTAGGGGCGTTTCGTGGGTTTAAAAAAGCTCAATTTTTTGATGAAAACGCTTTGATGCTAATTGCTACCATTGCGGCTTTTTGTGTGGGGGCGTATGAAGAAAGCGTGTCTATTATGGTGTTTTACTCCGCTGGTGAATTTTTACAAAAACTTGCAATTTCACGCTCTAAAAAATCTCTCAAGGCTCTAGTAGATGTCGCCCCTAATTTGGCATACTTAAAAAAGGGCGATGCATTAGTGAGTGTAGTGCCTGAAGATTTACAAGTTAATGATGTTGTAGTGGTGAAAGTAGGCGAAAAAGTGCCAGTTGATGGCGTGGTGCTAAAGGGTGAGAGCTTATTAGATGAAAGGGCATTGAGTGGGGAGAGTATGCCTGTGAATGTTAAAGAAAATTCTAAAGTGCTTGGGGGAAGTTTGAATTTAAAAGCTGTTCTTGAAATTAAAGTAGAGAAAGTCTATAAAGATTCTTCTATTGCTAAAATGGTAGATTTAGTCCAAAAAGCCACGAATGAAAAGAGTGAAACAGAAAAATTTATCACTAAATTTTCGCGCTACTACACCCCAAGCGTTCTATTCATTGCGTTAATGATTGCCATATTACCGCCGTTATTTTCTATGGGGAGCTTTGATGAGTGGATTTATAGGGGGCTTGTCGCTTTAATGGTGAGCTGTCCTTGTGCGTTAGTGATTTCTGTGCCTTTAGGGTATTTTGGGGGCGTGGGAGCAGCGAGTAGAAAAGGCATTTTAATGAAAGGTGTGCATGTTTTAGAAGTGCTAACTCAAGCTAAAAGCATTGCCTTTGATAAAACCGGCACCTTGACTAAAGGAGTGTTTAAGGTAGTGGATATTGTGCCTGAAAAGGGGTATTCTAAAGAAGAAGTGTTGCGTTATGCATCTTGTTCGCAACTATTATCCACACACCCCATTGCTCTATCTATTCAAAAGGCTTGTGAAGAGCAACTAAAAGATGATAATCATAAGCACAATATTTTAGATTACGAAGAGTTAAGCGGAATGGGCGTTAAAGCCAAGTGTCATACAGATTTGATTATCGCTGGGAATGAAAAAATGCTGGATAAATTCAATATCACACACAGCCCTTGCTCACAAAATGGCACAGTGGTGCATGTGGCTTTTAATCATACTTGTATAGGCTATATTGTGATTAGTGATGAGATTAAAGATGACGCTATAGAGTGCTTGAAGGATTTAAAAGCTCAAGGGATAGAAAATTTCTGTATTTTGAGTGGGGATAGAAAGAGTGCGACTGAAAGTATTGCCCAAACTCTAGGCTGTGAATATTATGCAAGTTTATTGCCTGAAGAAAAAACGAGTGTGTTTAAAGCCTTCAAAGAACGCTATAAAACTCCAGCCATTTTTGTAGGCGATGGTATCAATGACGCTCCGACTTTGGCGAGTGCTGATGTGGGGATTGGCATGGGAAAAGGCTCAGAATTAAGCAAACAAAGTGCGGATATTGTGATTACTAATGATTCCTTAAGCTCATTAGTTAAAGTTATAGCGATTGCTAAAAAGACTAAGGGCATTATTTGGCAAAATATAATGTTTGCTCTAGGGATTAAGGCGGTTTTTATCGTGCTAGGACTTATGGGATTTGCCACTTTATGGGAAGCGGTCTTTGGCGATGTGGGGGTTACGCTTTTAGCACTAGCAAATTCTATGCGTGCTATGAGAGCTTAA
- a CDS encoding YifB family Mg chelatase-like AAA ATPase — translation MINTIFCATMQKGVAEIVAVEATFTRALPAFVISGLANNSIQEAKQRVQSALQNNGFTFPPLKITINLSPSDLPKSGSHFDLPIALLIALQKQELVFKEWFAFGELGLDGKIKHNQNIFPMLLDIAIKHPHAKVIVPKANEELFSLIPNLQCFFVEHFKEALEILQNPEIKAHAYTKNLPFKTIELDNKEYYFSETYALDFKEVKGQAIAKEAALIASAGFHNLLLEGSPGCGKSMIANRMRYILPPLSLNEILEATKLRILSEQDSTYYPLRSFRNPHQSASKSSILGSSSLKEPKPGEVALAHNGMLFFDELPHFKKDILEALREPLENNKLVISRVHSKIEYETSFLFVGALNPCLCGNLLSQTKACRCQDREITQYKNRLSEPFLDRIDLFVQMEEASIKDTSSYSWTSKEMHKLVLLAFRQQKLRKQSTFNGKLNEAQIQQFCPLNTETQRLLEQAIERFSLSMRSVNKVKKVARTIADLNACENIEKSHMLKALSFRKIS, via the coding sequence ATGATTAACACGATATTTTGTGCAACCATGCAAAAAGGAGTAGCAGAAATCGTAGCTGTGGAAGCGACTTTCACCAGAGCCTTACCTGCCTTTGTGATTTCAGGTCTAGCTAATAATTCTATTCAAGAAGCCAAACAGCGAGTCCAGTCCGCCTTGCAAAATAACGGCTTCACTTTCCCACCCTTAAAAATCACTATCAATCTTTCGCCTTCTGATTTGCCTAAATCAGGGAGCCATTTTGATTTGCCCATCGCTCTTTTAATTGCCTTACAGAAACAAGAGTTAGTTTTTAAAGAATGGTTTGCTTTTGGGGAGTTAGGACTTGATGGCAAGATTAAACACAACCAAAATATTTTTCCTATGCTCTTAGATATTGCCATTAAACACCCCCATGCAAAAGTGATTGTGCCTAAGGCTAATGAAGAGCTTTTTTCACTCATTCCTAATTTGCAATGCTTTTTTGTGGAGCATTTTAAAGAAGCCTTAGAAATTTTACAAAACCCCGAAATAAAAGCACACGCTTATACCAAAAATTTACCTTTTAAAACGATAGAACTTGACAATAAAGAGTATTATTTTTCTGAAACTTATGCCTTAGATTTTAAAGAAGTTAAGGGGCAAGCTATCGCTAAAGAAGCCGCCTTGATTGCTAGTGCTGGGTTTCATAACTTGCTTTTAGAAGGAAGCCCAGGTTGTGGAAAAAGCATGATAGCAAATCGCATGCGTTATATCTTACCCCCATTAAGCTTGAATGAAATTTTGGAAGCGACAAAATTACGCATTTTAAGCGAACAAGATAGCACTTATTATCCCTTAAGAAGCTTTAGAAACCCCCACCAAAGTGCGTCAAAATCTAGCATTTTAGGCTCAAGTTCCTTAAAAGAGCCAAAACCTGGCGAAGTCGCACTAGCTCATAATGGCATGCTTTTTTTTGATGAATTACCCCATTTTAAAAAGGATATTTTAGAAGCTTTAAGAGAGCCTTTGGAAAATAATAAATTAGTGATTTCAAGGGTGCATAGCAAGATTGAATATGAAACTTCTTTTTTATTTGTAGGGGCTTTAAATCCTTGTTTATGTGGGAATTTACTCAGTCAAACTAAAGCGTGTCGCTGTCAAGATAGAGAAATCACGCAATATAAAAACCGCTTATCTGAGCCGTTTTTGGATAGGATAGATTTGTTTGTGCAAATGGAAGAAGCAAGCATTAAAGATACTTCATCTTATTCTTGGACTTCAAAAGAGATGCATAAGCTGGTATTATTAGCCTTCAGGCAGCAAAAATTAAGAAAGCAAAGCACTTTTAATGGTAAGCTTAATGAAGCACAGATACAACAATTTTGCCCTTTAAACACAGAAACTCAAAGGCTCTTAGAACAAGCGATTGAAAGGTTTAGTTTGTCTATGCGTTCTGTCAATAAGGTTAAAAAGGTCGCTAGAACGATTGCGGATTTAAATGCTTGTGAAAATATAGAAAAATCTCACATGCTTAAGGCATTAAGTTTTAGAAAAATTTCTTAA
- the def gene encoding peptide deformylase, with translation MALLEIVHYPSKILRSISKEVVSFDTRLHQQLEDMYETMIVGEGIGLAAIQVGLPLRMLLINIPREDNLQYKEDCLEIINPKLVETKGVVMYKEGCLSVPEFYEEVERFEKIKIEYQNRFAEVKVLEASGLLAVAIQHEIDHLNGVLFVDKLSILKRKKFEKELKKKQKHK, from the coding sequence ATGGCATTATTAGAGATTGTTCATTATCCTTCTAAGATTTTGAGAAGCATTTCTAAGGAAGTGGTCTCTTTTGACACTAGACTTCATCAGCAATTAGAAGATATGTATGAGACTATGATAGTAGGTGAAGGGATAGGGCTAGCCGCTATTCAAGTGGGCTTACCCTTGAGAATGTTGCTCATCAATATTCCACGAGAAGACAATTTGCAATATAAAGAAGATTGTTTAGAAATCATAAACCCTAAATTAGTAGAAACTAAGGGGGTGGTGATGTATAAAGAAGGGTGCTTGTCTGTGCCTGAGTTTTATGAAGAAGTGGAGCGTTTTGAAAAGATTAAAATAGAATATCAAAACCGCTTTGCTGAAGTGAAGGTTTTAGAAGCAAGCGGTTTGTTAGCTGTAGCCATTCAGCATGAGATAGACCATCTTAATGGTGTGTTATTTGTAGATAAATTATCTATTCTTAAGCGTAAGAAATTTGAAAAAGAATTAAAGAAAAAACAAAAACACAAATAA